One segment of Setaria viridis chromosome 4, Setaria_viridis_v4.0, whole genome shotgun sequence DNA contains the following:
- the LOC117851961 gene encoding U-box domain-containing protein 15, which produces MNVAMFFPPKYLEDRKTVCANLCSLHVFMVAISWLFSISYFWEIGNDRAPPLEFSSAREKPSSSSTLLFSISTSSAPPVRLPFPGGFSAFTYRSMLPWSIFPRAASGSDAEPEPEAEAEAETSEPSGRQVSDEALVEELLTAVASARSFQEFRRSQSKECLSLLRWLQLVLPLIQEIRETAPSLTDDAYRRLALLGRAFHAARRLLRCCHDGSKIFLALESEAVLGRFRAVYEKMNLALDGMPYSEIGISDEVKEQVELISAQLKRSKKRTDTQDMELSMDFMMILQNEDGNADRAILERLAKKLELQSLADLRAETMAIKKLINERNGQQPESTKHIIELLKKFKEIAGIDEKNILGDVSIPKYLEKCPSLMIPNDFLCPISLEIMTDPVIIASGRTYERRSIQKWLDAGQRTCPKTQQPLAHLSLAPNFALKNLILQWCEKNKVEIQMGEPEPAAEQEERKEDIPSLVKDLSSVHLDVQRKAAKKIRILSKENPENRALILENGGLPALISLVSYPDKKIQENTVTALLNLSIDETNKVLIAKGGAIPLIIEVLKNGSVEGQENSAAALFSLSMIDENKAAIGILGGIAPLVHLLRDGTIRGKKDASTAIFNLILNHPNKFRAIEAGIVTVLLKILGDKKLGMIDEALSIFLLLASHPGCRSEVGSTSFVEILVEIIKEGTPKNKECALSVLLELGLNNNSLMVHALGFGLDEHLSDIAKTGTSRAQRKANSLIQLSRKCS; this is translated from the exons ATGAATGTTGCCATGTTTTTTCCCCCCAAATACTTAGAAGACCGTAAGACTGTATGTGCAAATTTGTGTTCACTGCACGTATTCATGGTTGCCATCTCTTGGCTTTTTTCCATTAGCTATTTTTGGGAGATTGGGAATGACAGAGCCCCTCCCCTGGAATTCAGCTCAGCCCGCGAAaagccttcttcctcctccaccttgcTCTTCTCGATCTCCACCTCATCTGCTCCTCCCGTCCGCTTGCCATTCCCCGGGGGATTCAGTGCATTCACCTACCGATCGATGCTGCCGTGGTCCATCTTTCCACGGGCGGCGTCCGGGTCCGacgcggagccggagccggaggcggaggcggaggcagagACATCGGAGCCGTCGGGGAGGCAGGTGTCGGACGAGGCCCtggtggaggagctcctcaccgccgtcGCCTCTGCGCGGTCGTTCCAGGAGTTCCGGCGGTCGCAGAGCAAGGAGTGCTTGAGCCTCCTCCGCTGGCTCCAGCTCGTGCTCCCGCTCATCCAGGAGATCCGCGAGACCGCGCCGTCCCTCACCGATGACGCctaccgccgcctcgccctcctCGGCCGCGCattccacgccgcccgccgcctcctccgatGCTGCCACGACGGCAGCAAGATCTTCCTg GCTCTGGAGAGCGAGGCTGTGCTCGGGCGGTTCCGGGCCGTGTATGAGAAGATGAACCTTGCATTGGATGGGATGCCTTACTCTGAGATTGGCATCTCTGATGAAGTCAAGGAGCAG GTTGAGCTCATCAGCGCACAACTGAAGAGATCCAAGAAGAGAACAGATACTCAAGACATGGAGCTGTCTATGGATTTTATGATGATACTCCAGAACGAGGATGGCAATGCGGATAGAGCTATATTAGAAAGGCTAGCCAAGAAACTCGAGCTGCAAAGCCTGGCAGATTTGAGAGCAGAGACGATGGCCATTAAAAAGCTCATCAACGAGAGGAATGGACAGCAACCGGAGAGCACCAAGCACATAATAGAACTCCTCAAAAAGTTCAAGGAGATTGCAGGCATCGACGAAAAGAACATCCTCGGTGACGTCTCAATACCAAAATATCTGGAGAAGTGCCCGTCTCTAATGATCCCAAATGACTTCCTTTGTCCAATATCATTGGAGATCATGACTGACCCGGTCATCATCGCGAGTGGACGG ACTTATGAGAGGAGGAGTATCCAGAAGTGGTTAGATGCTGGCCAGCGGACCTGCCCAAAGACTCAGCAACCATTAGCTCATCTATCACTGGCACCGAATTTTGCGCTAAAAAACTTGATTCTGCAGTGGTGTGAAAAGAATAAAGTTGAGATTCAAATGGGAGAACCCGAGCCTGCAGCTGAACAGGAAGAGCGCAAAGAAGACATTCCATCGCTGGTGAAAGATCTATCCTCAGTTCATCTTGATGTGCAGCGGAAGGCTGCCAAGAAGATTCGGATACTTTCCAAAGAAAACCCGGAGAATAGAGCACTGATCCTTGAGAATGGCGGGCTCCCAGCTCTTATTAGCTTGGTGTCATATCCGGATAAGAAAATCCAGGAGAACACTGTGACTGCATTGTTGAACTTGTCGATCGATGAGACCAACAAGGTCCTGATAGCTAAAGGAGGAGCGATACCTTTGATCATCGAAGTCCTTAAAAATGGTAGTGTTGAAGGTCAGGAGAACTCAGCAGCAGCATTGTTCAGTTTGTCTATGATAGATGAGAACAAGGCAGCTATAGGGATTTTGGGCGGTATAGCTCCTTTGGTGCACCTCTTAAGGGATGGGACAATAAGAGGCAAGAAGGATGCTTCAACGGCAATATTTAATCTCATATTGAACCATCCGAACAAATTCAGAGCTATTGAAGCAGGAATTGTGACGGTTTTGCTGAAAATACTTGGTGACAAGAAACTCGGCATGATTGATGAAGCACTGTCCATTTTTCTCCTCCTGGCATCGCATCCTGGTTGTCGCAGCGAAGTGGGGTCAACGTCCTTTGTCGAGATACTTGTTGAGATCATAAAGGAAGGGACTCCCAAGAACAAGGAGTGTGCACTTTCTGTTCTACTCGAGCTAGGTCTGAATAATAACTCCCTTATGGTGCACGCGCTCGGATTCGGTCTGGATGAGCATCTATCTGATATTGCAAAGACAGGTACAAGTAGAGCGCAGAGGAAAGCGAACTCTTTGATTCAGCTATCTCGCAAGTGCTCGTAA
- the LOC117853722 gene encoding uncharacterized protein, translating into MNGAQVFFYGVAYGQFLAGVGGGPGGDEPNRPWRPKSAHEADAAPAAALRKKRPAASRNRKKDHPAAAAAAGGEAAGPYPCPICHRLFDAVKAVHGHQRSHPERDWRGMAPPRPLPPVAADGKQYRYACDRCGAPFETRQALGGHRASHSGKMGCFSLSRQQPPAAVPPAAAPMPVFPFDLNEPAPEQEE; encoded by the coding sequence ATGAACGGAGCTCAGGTGTTCTTCTACGGCGTGGCCTACGGCCAGTTCCTCGCCGGCGTGGGTGGGggccccggcggcgacgagccgaACCGCCCGTGGCGCCCCAAGTCGGCGCACGAggccgacgccgccccggcggcggccctgcGCAAGAAGAGGCCGGCGGCGTCCCGCAACCGCAAGAAAGACCaccctgcagctgcagcagcagcagggggagAGGCAGCGGGGCCTTACCCGTGCCCCATCTGCCACCGCCTCTTCGACGCGGTGAAAGCCGTCCATGGCCACCAGCGCAGCCACCCGGAGCGCGACTGGCGCggcatggcgccgccgcgcccgctgccgcccgtcgccgccgacggcaaGCAGTACCGCTACGCCTGCGACCGCTGCGGGGCCCCCTTCGAGACACGCCAGGCGCTCGGCGGCCACCGCGCCAGCCACAGCGGCAAGATGGGGTGCTTCTCTCTCTCCAGGCagcagccgcccgccgccgtgccgcctgctgctgcgccCATGCCCGTCTTCCCCTTTGACCTCAACgagccggcgccggagcaggaggagtaG